The Halarsenatibacter silvermanii genome has a window encoding:
- a CDS encoding ATP-binding protein, with protein sequence MGKNIILEEEVEAQNFERGGEVSSLLKTLLTRLNIEPEIIRISSIITYELEMNIIIHSRGGKIKVSAEKEKLQINAIDQGPGIENINRALQPGFSTADQDVRELGFGAGMGLNNVDEYSDDLKIYSDGGTTVKSTVFLGREDEKDV encoded by the coding sequence ATGGGCAAAAATATTATCCTGGAGGAAGAGGTTGAAGCCCAAAATTTTGAACGGGGTGGAGAGGTATCAAGCCTTCTCAAAACCCTGCTAACCAGGCTAAATATTGAGCCTGAGATAATTCGTATATCTTCTATAATCACCTATGAGCTGGAAATGAATATTATTATTCACTCCCGGGGAGGAAAGATTAAAGTATCTGCGGAGAAGGAAAAATTGCAGATCAATGCGATTGATCAGGGGCCGGGAATAGAGAATATAAATCGGGCGCTGCAGCCTGGCTTTTCTACTGCCGATCAGGATGTCAGAGAGCTGGGGTTTGGAGCTGGAATGGGGCTCAATAACGTTGATGAATATTCGGATGATTTAAAGATTTATTCTGACGGAGGAACAACTGTTAAAAGCACTGTTTTTCTCGGGCGGGAGGATGAAAAGGATGTCTGA
- a CDS encoding ATP-binding protein, whose translation MRELSLHLLDIAQNSIRAGAGQIEIKIKEDVPENILLIVILDDGRGIDEESVEKIVDPFVTTRKTREVGLGLSLFKETAELCGGSLRIDSKPGEGTSVTAEFEYDHLDRPPLGSIAETLVSLIAVNPDLEIIYQHQKDGQSFYFSTGEVKAELQDVDIQKPRILKWLEEYLRDNIAEVRG comes from the coding sequence ATGAGAGAACTGTCTCTTCACCTGCTGGATATTGCTCAGAATTCCATCCGGGCCGGGGCCGGCCAGATAGAGATCAAAATCAAGGAGGACGTTCCGGAAAATATTTTGCTGATAGTCATACTGGATGATGGGCGGGGGATAGATGAAGAGAGTGTAGAAAAAATTGTTGATCCTTTTGTGACCACCAGAAAGACCAGAGAGGTGGGGCTGGGGCTTTCTCTATTCAAGGAAACTGCTGAATTGTGTGGAGGCAGTCTCAGAATTGATTCTAAACCGGGTGAAGGGACTTCTGTAACTGCCGAATTTGAATATGACCATCTGGACCGTCCTCCCCTGGGTTCTATCGCTGAAACGCTGGTCTCTTTAATCGCGGTAAATCCCGACCTGGAGATCATTTACCAGCATCAAAAGGATGGTCAGAGTTTTTATTTTTCTACCGGGGAAGTCAAAGCAGAACTGCAGGATGTTGATATCCAGAAACCCCGGATTTTAAAGTGGCTGGAAGAATATCTGAGAGATAATATCGCTGAGGTTAGAGGCTGA
- a CDS encoding (2Fe-2S) ferredoxin domain-containing protein: MKSLDELRELRKEVKEDLKNRSKKEKPEIIIGMGTCGISAGAREILKTVLDEIKKRDLDIAVTQTGCIGMCEKEPLLDVKLPDQSRITYGHLDPEDVQKIIVQHVINGEIVEELALARLED; the protein is encoded by the coding sequence TTGAAGTCACTGGATGAGTTGAGAGAATTACGCAAAGAAGTTAAAGAGGATTTAAAGAACAGATCAAAGAAAGAAAAACCCGAGATAATAATTGGCATGGGGACATGCGGAATATCGGCCGGGGCCAGAGAAATTTTAAAAACGGTTCTTGATGAAATCAAAAAAAGAGATTTGGACATTGCAGTAACTCAAACAGGATGTATAGGAATGTGCGAAAAAGAACCGCTGCTGGATGTCAAACTTCCGGATCAGAGCAGAATTACCTATGGCCATCTGGATCCAGAGGATGTGCAGAAGATAATAGTGCAGCATGTTATAAATGGAGAGATTGTGGAGGAGCTGGCTTTAGCCCGCCTGGAAGATTAA
- a CDS encoding NADH-dependent [FeFe] hydrogenase, group A6: MSEIKLTIDDEQIEVEEGITVLDAARKAGIEIPSLCYHPDLTLHGACRVCEVEDLGNDRTIASCVTPVQEGMIISTRSRRARKARRRNVTLLLANHPNDCLGCDRSGSCELQDIAHDLSIRTREIEKYEGEKRDVPEDRTGPALVREPNKCILCGRCVRVCEEMQGVSALQFSRRGFDSIVSTAFDLPQSEVNCSNCGQCATICPVGAIVEKNEIYPVWQALEDEDKHVIVQTAPSIQATIGESFGMKPGLVVTGKLVAALRKLGFDRVFSTEFTADLTIMEEGHEFLQRLEGDNNLPHITSCCPGWVKFAEHNYSDLLDHLSSAKSPQQMFSALSKTYYADLAGIDPESIYTVSVMPCTAKKFEKERENINAGSYKNTDAVLTTRELSLMIKEIGIDFTSLEDEEYDELLGKATGAGTIFGTTGGVTEAAVRMVKEKLTGQTLERLDLGFRGIQEAEVKIGDRDLKLAIVSGLQEASQIMDEVRKGESEYDFIEVMACPHGCVGGGGQPLLADEEKKDARGEGLGSIDEHKYIRKSHENPMIKKVYEEFLEEPLSNKAHRILHAEFKDRPKT, encoded by the coding sequence GTGAGCGAGATAAAACTAACAATTGACGATGAACAGATTGAAGTTGAAGAAGGCATAACAGTGCTGGATGCTGCCAGGAAAGCGGGAATTGAAATTCCCAGTCTCTGTTACCATCCAGATCTCACTCTACATGGAGCCTGCCGGGTTTGTGAAGTGGAAGATTTGGGCAATGATAGGACTATTGCCAGCTGCGTAACACCCGTGCAGGAAGGTATGATCATAAGCACCCGCAGCAGGAGGGCCCGCAAAGCACGCCGGCGCAACGTTACTTTATTGCTGGCCAATCATCCCAATGACTGTCTGGGGTGTGATCGCAGCGGGAGCTGTGAATTGCAGGATATAGCACATGATCTCAGCATTCGCACCCGGGAAATAGAAAAATATGAAGGTGAAAAAAGGGATGTTCCTGAAGATAGAACTGGACCTGCTCTGGTGAGAGAACCAAACAAATGCATTCTCTGCGGCCGCTGTGTGCGGGTCTGTGAAGAGATGCAGGGTGTTTCTGCTTTGCAGTTCAGCAGGCGTGGTTTTGATTCCATTGTCTCCACAGCTTTCGACCTGCCCCAGAGTGAAGTAAATTGTTCAAACTGCGGTCAATGTGCTACCATATGTCCTGTAGGAGCAATTGTAGAGAAAAATGAGATATACCCTGTCTGGCAGGCTTTAGAAGATGAAGACAAACATGTAATAGTACAGACAGCTCCTTCCATTCAGGCCACGATCGGCGAGTCTTTTGGCATGAAACCAGGATTGGTGGTCACCGGAAAACTGGTGGCAGCTTTAAGGAAACTGGGGTTTGATCGGGTTTTCTCCACTGAGTTTACCGCTGACCTGACCATTATGGAAGAAGGGCATGAATTTCTGCAGCGGCTGGAGGGAGATAACAATCTTCCTCATATAACATCCTGCTGTCCTGGCTGGGTGAAATTTGCCGAGCATAACTATTCCGATCTTCTGGATCATCTTTCCTCAGCCAAATCTCCCCAGCAGATGTTCTCAGCGCTTTCCAAAACATACTATGCCGATCTGGCAGGCATCGATCCAGAATCGATATATACAGTTTCTGTTATGCCCTGTACGGCCAAAAAATTTGAGAAGGAAAGAGAAAATATCAATGCCGGGTCCTACAAAAATACTGATGCGGTTTTAACGACCAGGGAACTTTCTTTGATGATAAAAGAGATAGGCATTGATTTTACATCTCTGGAAGATGAGGAATACGATGAACTGCTGGGTAAAGCTACAGGAGCGGGCACGATTTTCGGCACTACCGGTGGAGTTACCGAAGCAGCAGTGAGGATGGTCAAAGAAAAGTTGACAGGGCAGACTCTGGAAAGACTGGATCTGGGCTTTAGAGGAATACAGGAGGCCGAGGTCAAAATCGGAGATAGAGATTTGAAGCTGGCCATCGTCAGCGGTCTGCAGGAAGCCTCTCAGATCATGGATGAGGTGCGGAAAGGTGAATCGGAATATGATTTTATAGAGGTCATGGCCTGTCCCCATGGCTGTGTTGGTGGAGGGGGTCAGCCACTGCTGGCTGACGAAGAGAAGAAAGATGCTCGCGGAGAGGGACTGGGTAGCATCGATGAGCATAAATATATTCGCAAATCCCATGAAAATCCGATGATTAAAAAAGTTTATGAAGAATTCCTGGAAGAACCCCTGAGCAATAAAGCCCACCGCATTTTGCATGCCGAATTCAAAGACCGGCCTAAGACTTAA
- the nuoE gene encoding NADH-quinone oxidoreductase subunit NuoE produces MDCQCGEQREDLQKFLQPLEEILTEYEKSSENEQLFENEQKEKHLIPILQEAQEEYDYLPQDALRRIAGHLDLSMSEIYGVVTFYTQFHLQPRGEHIIQICTGTACHVRGAEEIVREMEKELGISSGETTDDLKFTLSTVACIGACGLAPVIMINEETYGRLTPDEVPEILNQYKS; encoded by the coding sequence ATGGACTGCCAGTGCGGAGAGCAAAGAGAAGACCTGCAGAAATTTTTGCAGCCTCTGGAGGAGATTTTAACTGAGTATGAAAAAAGCAGTGAAAATGAGCAGCTTTTTGAAAATGAGCAAAAAGAAAAGCATTTAATCCCCATATTACAGGAAGCTCAGGAGGAATATGATTACCTGCCTCAGGATGCTTTGAGGAGGATTGCCGGTCATCTTGACCTCTCTATGAGTGAAATATATGGGGTTGTAACTTTTTATACACAATTTCATCTGCAGCCCCGGGGTGAACATATCATTCAAATCTGCACAGGCACCGCCTGTCATGTTCGGGGGGCAGAAGAAATTGTCAGGGAGATGGAAAAAGAGCTGGGAATCAGCAGCGGTGAAACGACAGATGATCTGAAATTCACTCTTTCGACAGTAGCCTGTATCGGAGCCTGTGGTCTGGCTCCTGTAATTATGATCAACGAGGAAACATACGGCCGACTTACCCCCGACGAGGTGCCGGAAATTTTAAATCAGTATAAATCATGA